One window of the Anopheles cruzii chromosome 2, idAnoCruzAS_RS32_06, whole genome shotgun sequence genome contains the following:
- the LOC128278962 gene encoding basement membrane-specific heparan sulfate proteoglycan core protein-like, with protein MSTILNLLLLLLASLSASLGYAVEIQDDSYERIPTHEVVVKEGARLKLKVSNYYNRDAYLAWWYHNGRLITDNYRNCRATYGELVCPSMTPADAGRYDLWGHSRDNVRTRLATAIVQVEALPGSRRLSEPNAQVLADAEEEPFEERDDCFCSGVTGRCRTARFLYRARMVYNLTNAQVIRLPSESTIDRYLSVPASYFENNLLTSYGGYFRFYAPDECWTERTKPCMVLVGKDDLRLSHVPPENTQSPWVYVPIRESSWTVLSNSTDPASAPVNKFSFMSVLSRLQAIYIRAPNDPQSSKRAADSQLTVDVASTQNSGLGWVGSVEECQCHPGYRGLSCENCERSYLRKYDAFSPNGLCLSVHKLWTMLKRLHNISDDK; from the exons ATGAGCACAATCCTCAATCTACTCCTGCTACTGCTTGCCAGCCTTTCAGCGTCGCTAGGATATG CGGTAGAAATCCAGGATGACTCCTATGAGCGCATCCCGACGCACGAGGTGGTTGTGAAGGAGGGCGCCAGGCTCAAACTGAAGGTGTCCAATTACTACAACCGGGATGCGTACCTTGCCTGGTGGTATCACAACGGTCGTCTGATCACGGACAATTACCGGAACTGTCGGGCGACCTACGGCGAACTTGTGTGCCCGTCCATGACACCGGCCGATGCCGGACGGTACGATCTTTGGGGCCACAGCAGGGACAATGTTCGCACTCGGTTGGCGACCGCGATCGTGCAAGTTGAAGCGCTGCCTGGCAGCCGGCGGCTTTCGGAACCGAACGCACAGGTGCTGGCCGACGCCGAAGAGGAGCCGTTCGAGGAGCGGGACGATTGCTTCTGCTCGGGAGTGACGGGACGGTGCCGAACGGCACGCTTCCTCTACCGGGCCCGG ATGGTCTACAATCTCACCAACGCCCAAGTGATCCGCCTGCCGAGCGAGTCAACCATCGATCGGTATCTGTCCGTACCGGCGTCGTACTTCGAGAATAACTTGCTAACGTCCTACGGTGGTTACTTCCGGTTTTACGCTCCAGATGAGTGTTGGACGGAGCGCACCAAGCCATGCATGGTGCTGGTCGGCAAGGACGATCTTAGGCTGAGCCACGTCCCACCGGAGAACACCCAGTCGCCGTGGGTCTACGTGCCGATCCGTGAATCCAGCTGGACGGTGTTGAGCAACTCGACGGACCCGGCTAGTGCCCCGGTGAACAAATTTTCCTTCATGTCCGTGCTGAGCCGACTGCAAGCGATCTACATTCGGGCCCCGAACGATCCGCAAAGTTCAAAGCGCGCCGCCGACAGCCAGCTCACCGTGGACGTGGCGTCGACCCAGAACTCCGGCCTCGGGTGGGTCGGTTCCGTCGAGGAGTGCCAGTGTCACCCGGGCTACCGAGGCCTGTCGTGCGAGAACTGCGAGCGATCCTACCTCCGAAAGTACGATGCGTTCAGCCCCAACGGGCTGTGTCTGAGTGTCCACAAGCTGTGGACGATGCTGAAGCGACTCCACAACATATCCGATGACAAATGA